A DNA window from Pseudodesulfovibrio thermohalotolerans contains the following coding sequences:
- a CDS encoding AzlC family ABC transporter permease, which produces MTIPGVADESSGSPMLSAARQVAPIVMGYLPVGAAYGVLAQQAGLSLLNTVLMSVLVYAGSAQLIAVGMFAAGLNPASIVATTFVVNLRHLLMSASLAPNLRSWNKWELALFAYEVTDESFAVHSMRFARGDLNKTICFGINALAQLSWVLASFVGFFAGASIPSVEPLGIDYALPAMFIALLVMQMKNGLHVLVAGFSGLLAILLNKAGADQWSVILATIIGATFGAGVESWTRKQSL; this is translated from the coding sequence ATGACCATTCCGGGCGTTGCCGACGAATCATCCGGCTCCCCCATGCTGTCCGCCGCCAGACAGGTGGCTCCCATTGTCATGGGCTATCTGCCCGTGGGCGCGGCGTACGGGGTCCTGGCCCAGCAGGCCGGACTTTCCCTGCTCAATACCGTGCTCATGTCGGTCCTGGTCTATGCCGGGTCCGCGCAGCTCATCGCCGTGGGCATGTTCGCCGCGGGGCTGAACCCGGCGTCCATCGTCGCCACCACGTTCGTGGTCAACCTCCGTCATCTGCTCATGAGCGCGTCGCTGGCCCCGAATCTCAGGAGCTGGAACAAGTGGGAACTCGCCCTGTTCGCCTACGAGGTCACGGACGAGTCCTTCGCCGTGCACTCCATGCGGTTCGCGCGCGGCGACCTGAACAAGACCATTTGCTTCGGCATCAACGCGCTGGCCCAGCTCTCCTGGGTACTGGCGTCCTTTGTGGGCTTCTTTGCCGGGGCGTCCATCCCGAGTGTGGAGCCGCTGGGCATCGACTATGCGCTGCCCGCCATGTTCATCGCGCTCCTGGTCATGCAGATGAAGAATGGCCTGCACGTCCTCGTGGCCGGTTTCAGCGGCCTGCTGGCCATTCTCTTGAACAAGGCGGGGGCGGATCAGTGGTCGGTCATCCTGGCCACGATCATCGGCGCAACCTTTGGAGCGGGAGTGGAGTCATGGACCAGAAAACAGTCTTTGTAA
- a CDS encoding aminotransferase-like domain-containing protein gives METYRYQTVEKNVMAMIDAGALGLGDKLPSLRGLSAKLGVSVSTVNQAYLELERQGIIEARPRSGFFVRRTAQRLPRTETAPAPMERPRPVTRIGLIQTVLESVGSADRVALDVIAPGPQRLPLRELGRITAAMVRAEPERAMGYAPIPGDSKLIRQIAYRSMEFGIPVKPDEPIITAGCMEALYLSLRSVCRRGDTVLIQSPTYYCFLQLLETLGLRAIETPSDPERGVLPEDLARALKTFDIAACVLAPNFNNPDSSLTPDEAKKEIVDMLAKRNIPLVEDDVYSDLHFGAKRPGTFKEFDTKGLVLLCSSFSKTIAPGYRVGWLLPGRFRQKTLEIKATTNVSSSAPAQMAIAEYLRQGRMERHLKKLRSDLERQMDAMQLHLGRHFPAGTRVTHPEGGAVLWLELPKSVDSVELFFQARAAGVGIAPGAIFSTRDKFANYIRLSCGCPWTDELEQGVRTLGGLAGAMCRS, from the coding sequence ATGGAGACATACCGCTACCAGACCGTGGAAAAGAACGTCATGGCCATGATCGACGCCGGGGCCCTGGGGCTTGGCGACAAGCTGCCCTCCCTGCGGGGACTGAGCGCCAAGCTCGGCGTATCGGTGTCCACGGTCAACCAGGCCTATCTTGAACTGGAGCGCCAGGGGATCATCGAGGCCCGCCCCAGGTCGGGATTCTTCGTGCGCCGCACCGCCCAAAGGCTGCCGCGCACCGAGACCGCGCCCGCCCCCATGGAACGTCCCAGGCCGGTGACCCGCATCGGGCTCATCCAGACCGTCCTGGAGTCCGTGGGTTCGGCCGACCGGGTGGCCCTGGACGTCATCGCGCCGGGGCCGCAGCGTCTGCCCCTGCGTGAACTCGGACGGATCACCGCGGCCATGGTCCGGGCCGAGCCGGAGCGGGCCATGGGATACGCGCCCATTCCCGGCGATTCGAAGCTCATCCGCCAGATCGCTTACAGGTCCATGGAGTTCGGCATCCCGGTCAAGCCGGACGAACCGATCATCACCGCCGGATGCATGGAGGCCCTGTACCTCTCCCTGCGGTCGGTCTGCCGCCGGGGCGACACTGTGCTCATTCAGTCGCCCACCTACTACTGTTTCCTGCAACTTCTCGAAACCCTGGGACTGCGCGCCATCGAAACGCCGTCGGACCCGGAACGCGGAGTCCTGCCCGAAGACCTGGCCCGTGCCCTGAAGACCTTCGACATCGCGGCCTGCGTGCTCGCGCCCAACTTCAACAACCCGGATTCCAGCCTGACCCCGGACGAGGCCAAGAAGGAAATCGTGGACATGCTCGCCAAGCGGAACATTCCGCTGGTGGAGGACGACGTGTATTCGGACCTGCATTTCGGCGCGAAACGACCCGGCACCTTCAAGGAATTCGACACAAAGGGGCTGGTCCTGCTCTGCTCTTCCTTCTCCAAGACCATCGCCCCCGGCTACAGGGTGGGCTGGCTGCTTCCGGGCCGGTTCCGTCAAAAGACCCTGGAAATAAAGGCCACCACCAACGTCTCCAGTTCGGCCCCGGCCCAGATGGCCATCGCCGAATACCTCCGCCAGGGGCGCATGGAGCGGCATTTGAAAAAACTTCGCTCGGACCTGGAACGACAGATGGACGCCATGCAGCTCCACCTGGGCCGCCACTTCCCGGCCGGAACAAGAGTGACCCACCCCGAAGGCGGCGCGGTCCTCTGGCTGGAACTGCCCAAATCCGTGGACTCGGTGGAGCTGTTCTTCCAGGCCAGGGCCGCCGGCGTGGGCATCGCGCCCGGCGCCATCTTCTCCACGCGGGACAAGTTCGCCAACTATATCCGACTGAGTTGCGGCTGCCCATGGACCGACGAACTGGAACAGGGGGTGCGCACCCTGGGAGGACTGGCCGGGGCCATGTGCCGGTCCTGA
- the rarD gene encoding EamA family transporter RarD yields the protein MRHTDPKQKTYGFLAALAAFLGWGLLPVYWKSLISVNPFEILCHRVIWSLVFIAVILTIRKGWSETLVPLKSPRDLLILAASSLMIGGNWLLYIWAVNTNHVLDTSLGYYINPLVNVLLGFIFFRERLRPLQLAAIGLAALGVLNSVISHGELPWISLVLAVSFGLYGLLRKIASVESLPGLFLETMVLGPFALAYILWLQTHGASALFHQGVQVDLLLIGAGVVTASPLIGFAFGARRLQLTTLGLLQYLAPSIAFLLGVFVYKEPFTTSHMVTFALIWSGLAVYTAESVAVMRGHRRMVKSGHAA from the coding sequence ATGCGCCACACCGACCCCAAACAGAAAACCTACGGATTCCTCGCCGCCCTGGCCGCCTTTCTCGGCTGGGGGCTGCTTCCCGTGTACTGGAAGTCCCTCATCTCCGTGAATCCATTCGAGATTCTCTGTCACAGAGTGATCTGGTCGCTGGTCTTCATCGCCGTCATCCTGACCATTCGCAAAGGATGGTCCGAAACCCTCGTTCCGCTCAAGTCGCCGCGCGACCTCCTCATACTGGCGGCCAGCTCGCTGATGATCGGCGGCAACTGGCTGCTGTACATATGGGCCGTGAACACCAACCATGTGCTGGACACCAGCCTTGGCTATTACATCAACCCGCTGGTCAACGTCCTGCTTGGCTTCATCTTCTTCCGCGAACGCCTGCGCCCCCTGCAACTGGCGGCCATAGGGCTGGCCGCGCTGGGCGTGCTCAATTCCGTCATCAGCCATGGCGAGCTGCCGTGGATATCCCTGGTCCTGGCCGTAAGCTTCGGACTGTACGGCCTGCTCAGGAAGATCGCCTCCGTCGAGTCCCTGCCCGGCCTGTTCCTCGAAACCATGGTCCTCGGCCCCTTTGCCCTTGCCTACATTCTCTGGCTCCAGACCCACGGTGCGTCCGCCCTGTTCCACCAGGGCGTTCAAGTGGACCTGCTGCTCATCGGCGCGGGCGTGGTCACGGCCTCGCCGCTCATCGGCTTCGCCTTCGGCGCGCGGCGGCTGCAACTGACCACCCTCGGGCTGCTCCAATACCTGGCCCCGTCCATCGCGTTCCTGCTCGGCGTGTTCGTCTACAAGGAGCCGTTCACCACGAGCCACATGGTGACCTTCGCCCTGATCTGGTCCGGGCTGGCCGTCTACACGGCGGAGTCGGTGGCGGTCATGCGCGGCCATCGCCGCATGGTCAAATCCGGACACGCCGCCTAG
- a CDS encoding response regulator, translating to MNNRQTATNGFAPQRSILVAEDSESNQMLLSLFFSNSGYALDFAWNGREAVELFKSGSYGLVLMDIFMPIMDGLDATREIRLFEREQGRRPVPIVAVSANAFTEDRQRSLKAGCTDFLAKPIHKAHLLEFVARTLGG from the coding sequence GTGAACAACCGGCAAACGGCGACAAACGGGTTCGCCCCACAAAGGAGCATCCTTGTCGCCGAAGACTCGGAGAGCAACCAGATGCTGCTCTCGCTGTTCTTCAGCAACTCGGGCTATGCTCTCGACTTTGCCTGGAACGGACGCGAAGCCGTGGAACTCTTCAAAAGCGGTTCCTACGGCCTGGTGCTCATGGACATCTTCATGCCCATCATGGACGGGCTGGACGCCACCCGCGAAATCCGCCTCTTCGAACGGGAACAGGGCCGACGCCCGGTGCCCATCGTGGCCGTGTCCGCCAACGCCTTCACCGAAGACCGCCAACGCTCGCTCAAAGCGGGCTGCACCGACTTCCTGGCCAAGCCAATCCACAAGGCCCACCTGCTCGAATTCGTCGCCCGCACACTAGGGGGTTAA
- a CDS encoding ATP-binding protein, whose amino-acid sequence MTDLASLRNILELQEPDAALACRGEGAEPANARIIEANTTACDLLGLTREEILNSTPGAIITNFSALTKDESHFETGSRRIEHTLRSGTEETPVEIRSHALGFGDEPLFILIIRDITARREREFLADLNEQRFRALYTISRMINRTEVEILDYALTQAVHLTDSRMGYIGFMDEHETSLTLRPWSVFDPNECTVADKSRTFPVDKAGLWAEAIRRRTPVITNDYANAPERRGVPEGHIPLFRHMNVPVIDHDRIQLLVGVANKDSDYTDSDVVQLCLIMDGVWQILQRKRMEKELVRAMHEARFADRAKGQFLANMSHELRTPLNGIMGMTQLLLNTGGLTDEQKEYLNLSLESSIQLSRVLSSLLDLSNIETDCESLNRKDFDLHETIRSATALLLPQAEIKDIGLECRLDSALPVKVHGDGEKLRQILINLVHNAVKFTEQGKVTVSASSKESPDAPGLLTVHISIADTGIGIPEDKREDIFERFMLGEDFMTKRYSGAGLGLTISRRLAEIMDGTIGLESRPGEGSVFTLTLPLFVVSDHPETAASKEELALRLNILVAEDDEINALATTRLLREHGHNAAVVANGQHVIDALMQGGFDLVLMDVQMPIVNGLEVTEIIRSGAAEGIAADIPIIGLTVFANDEERKCFREAGMDEVVTMPFNPSDLLEAILNATIHHRPTCPFPAQRP is encoded by the coding sequence ATGACCGACCTAGCTTCACTCCGAAACATTCTTGAACTGCAGGAGCCGGACGCCGCCCTGGCCTGCCGGGGGGAGGGAGCCGAACCAGCCAACGCGCGGATCATCGAAGCCAACACAACCGCCTGCGACCTGCTCGGCCTGACCCGCGAAGAAATCCTGAACAGCACTCCCGGCGCGATCATCACCAATTTCTCTGCCCTGACCAAAGACGAATCCCATTTCGAAACCGGCTCCCGGCGCATTGAGCACACCCTGCGCTCCGGCACAGAGGAAACGCCGGTCGAAATCCGCTCCCACGCCCTGGGATTCGGTGACGAGCCTCTCTTCATTCTCATCATCCGGGACATCACGGCCAGAAGAGAACGGGAGTTCCTTGCCGACCTGAACGAGCAGCGATTCAGGGCCCTGTACACCATCTCTCGAATGATAAACCGGACCGAGGTGGAAATCCTCGACTACGCCCTGACCCAGGCCGTGCATCTTACCGACAGCCGCATGGGATATATCGGCTTCATGGACGAACACGAGACCTCCCTGACCCTGCGCCCGTGGTCCGTCTTCGATCCTAACGAATGCACCGTGGCCGACAAATCGCGCACCTTCCCCGTCGACAAGGCGGGGCTGTGGGCCGAGGCGATCCGAAGGCGAACGCCCGTCATCACCAACGACTACGCCAATGCCCCGGAGCGCCGAGGCGTCCCCGAGGGGCACATTCCCCTTTTCCGGCACATGAACGTCCCGGTCATCGACCACGACCGCATCCAACTGCTGGTCGGCGTGGCCAACAAGGACAGCGACTATACCGATTCCGACGTGGTCCAGCTTTGTCTCATAATGGACGGCGTCTGGCAGATTCTCCAACGCAAGCGCATGGAGAAGGAACTGGTCCGGGCCATGCACGAAGCCCGATTCGCGGACCGGGCCAAGGGCCAGTTCCTGGCCAACATGAGCCACGAACTGCGCACCCCGCTCAACGGCATCATGGGCATGACCCAACTGCTCCTGAACACGGGCGGGCTCACGGACGAACAGAAGGAGTACCTGAATCTCAGCCTGGAATCGAGCATCCAGCTCTCCCGGGTCCTCTCCTCCCTGCTCGACCTGTCCAACATCGAAACGGACTGCGAAAGCCTGAACAGGAAGGACTTCGACCTGCACGAAACCATCCGCTCCGCCACGGCCCTCCTGCTCCCCCAGGCCGAGATAAAGGACATCGGGCTCGAATGCCGTCTGGACAGCGCCCTCCCGGTCAAGGTCCACGGCGACGGGGAAAAGCTGCGCCAGATTCTCATCAATTTGGTGCACAACGCCGTGAAGTTCACGGAACAGGGAAAGGTCACAGTCTCCGCTTCATCCAAGGAAAGCCCGGACGCCCCCGGCCTGCTCACGGTTCACATCTCCATAGCCGACACGGGCATTGGCATCCCGGAAGACAAGCGGGAAGACATTTTCGAGCGTTTCATGCTTGGCGAGGACTTCATGACCAAGCGGTACAGCGGAGCGGGGTTGGGATTGACCATCTCCCGCAGGCTGGCCGAAATCATGGACGGGACCATCGGTCTCGAAAGCCGCCCCGGCGAGGGCAGCGTCTTTACCCTGACCCTGCCGCTTTTCGTTGTATCGGACCACCCCGAAACGGCCGCTTCCAAGGAAGAACTCGCCCTTCGCCTGAACATACTCGTGGCCGAGGATGACGAGATAAACGCCCTGGCCACCACCCGCCTGCTCAGGGAGCACGGCCACAACGCCGCTGTGGTCGCCAACGGCCAGCACGTCATCGACGCCCTGATGCAGGGCGGCTTCGACCTCGTGCTCATGGATGTGCAGATGCCGATCGTCAATGGCCTGGAAGTCACGGAAATCATCCGTTCCGGCGCGGCCGAAGGCATCGCCGCCGACATCCCCATCATCGGTCTGACCGTCTTCGCAAACGACGAGGAACGAAAATGCTTCCGCGAGGCGGGCATGGACGAGGTCGTGACCATGCCATTCAACCCCTCGGATCTTCTGGAGGCCATCCTCAACGCGACGATCCACCACCGCCCGACCTGCCCCTTCCCCGCGCAACGGCCATAA
- a CDS encoding electron transfer flavoprotein subunit alpha/FixB family protein, with protein sequence MTVLYLAHTECDNSLHKSALEALNAAKTAAEGLGCELIVGLIGGDIAAAADSIGGCGAKFYGVSGSDFADGRYASDVAAAEAIAKACTPEVVVAPATSRFSRALPGLAIRLDGRVDTHLSGFEAVDGKPVAKRWFYRQRMEGVLTREERPWIVTLDSGCAEPFEGAGAASVEMLDVDVSAVRTKVAGMECASEDAQTIRPDADLLFVAGAGWTKKQADGATHVEEAEKAILSFLDTTKSSLGSSKSLVDISGEGGKVISFLTHMHQVGQTGATPRHPKGLSSCCHGEEPHVVGWRFIKERRAINLDAGCGWAQGKCDVLYVGDAFAIMAKVNELLG encoded by the coding sequence ATGACTGTTTTGTATCTTGCTCACACCGAATGCGACAATTCCCTGCACAAGTCCGCCCTTGAGGCTCTGAACGCGGCCAAGACCGCGGCCGAGGGCCTTGGTTGCGAACTGATCGTGGGGCTTATCGGCGGGGATATCGCTGCCGCCGCCGATTCCATTGGCGGTTGCGGCGCGAAATTCTATGGAGTGTCCGGTTCCGATTTCGCCGACGGCCGCTATGCCTCGGACGTTGCCGCCGCCGAGGCCATTGCCAAGGCGTGCACGCCCGAAGTGGTGGTGGCTCCGGCCACATCCCGTTTCAGCCGCGCGTTGCCTGGTCTGGCCATCCGGCTCGACGGCCGCGTGGACACCCACCTGTCCGGCTTCGAGGCCGTGGACGGCAAGCCCGTGGCCAAGCGGTGGTTCTACCGTCAGCGCATGGAAGGCGTCCTCACCCGTGAAGAGCGGCCGTGGATCGTGACGCTGGATTCCGGCTGCGCCGAGCCTTTCGAGGGCGCGGGCGCGGCGAGCGTGGAGATGCTCGACGTGGACGTCTCCGCCGTGCGAACCAAGGTGGCGGGCATGGAGTGCGCCTCCGAGGATGCCCAGACCATCCGTCCGGACGCCGACCTGCTTTTCGTGGCGGGCGCGGGTTGGACGAAGAAGCAGGCCGACGGCGCCACGCATGTGGAGGAAGCCGAGAAGGCCATCCTGTCCTTCCTGGACACCACCAAGTCCTCCCTTGGCTCGTCCAAGTCCCTGGTGGACATTTCGGGCGAGGGCGGCAAGGTCATCTCGTTCTTGACGCACATGCATCAGGTCGGGCAGACCGGCGCGACCCCACGCCATCCCAAGGGATTGTCCTCCTGCTGCCACGGCGAGGAGCCGCACGTGGTCGGCTGGCGTTTCATCAAGGAACGCCGCGCCATCAACCTGGACGCCGGTTGCGGCTGGGCCCAGGGCAAGTGCGATGTGCTCTACGTCGGCGACGCCTTTGCCATCATGGCGAAGGTCAACGAGCTGCTCGGCTGA
- a CDS encoding electron transfer flavoprotein subunit beta/FixA family protein has product MGSEFHIVVCGSIVPDPLQTLAPQDGPAGPSLKNEMMLPAVLDPWAGHALFEAAHLAAANPGSQVWLVSLGPKAKLQQVMMSVAQKVPFQLVVADGSASGFADAYETAKALAGTIEGIAGLDKSKLLLFGGWQSASRGSGAVIQMVGERLGVTEQFQGVDKLTVGGDGSLEVLERVEGGAYQKSVVDGAPAAFGWATGELPEPPNNPQVGMQNMQRNMPALMQAKPADLSGTTLKFSSVELPQQRRETRIVKDVPVEEMAREIVEWIKG; this is encoded by the coding sequence ATGGGTAGTGAATTCCACATCGTGGTCTGTGGTTCCATCGTTCCGGACCCGCTCCAGACCCTCGCGCCCCAGGACGGACCTGCCGGGCCGTCCCTGAAGAATGAAATGATGCTTCCCGCCGTGCTCGATCCGTGGGCCGGGCACGCTTTGTTTGAAGCCGCGCATCTGGCGGCGGCCAATCCGGGCAGCCAGGTCTGGCTGGTCAGCCTCGGCCCCAAGGCCAAGCTGCAACAGGTCATGATGTCCGTGGCCCAGAAGGTCCCGTTCCAACTGGTCGTGGCCGACGGTTCGGCTTCGGGTTTCGCTGATGCGTACGAGACCGCCAAGGCCCTGGCCGGAACCATTGAGGGCATCGCCGGACTGGACAAGTCCAAGCTGCTGCTCTTCGGCGGCTGGCAGTCCGCTTCGCGCGGCTCTGGCGCGGTCATCCAGATGGTCGGCGAGAGGCTCGGCGTGACTGAGCAGTTCCAGGGTGTGGACAAGCTCACCGTGGGCGGCGACGGCTCCCTGGAGGTGCTTGAGCGCGTGGAGGGCGGCGCATACCAGAAGTCTGTCGTGGACGGCGCGCCCGCCGCGTTCGGCTGGGCCACCGGCGAACTGCCCGAGCCCCCGAACAATCCGCAGGTCGGTATGCAGAACATGCAGCGGAACATGCCCGCCCTGATGCAGGCCAAGCCCGCCGACCTTTCCGGCACGACCCTCAAGTTCTCCTCGGTGGAACTGCCGCAGCAGCGCCGCGAGACCCGCATCGTCAAGGACGTGCCGGTGGAGGAGATGGCCAGGGAAATCGTCGAATGGATCAAGGGTTAG